A genomic segment from Microcella flavibacter encodes:
- a CDS encoding ThuA domain-containing protein produces MAASRILILSGSGRHGDPWHPFARTSALIAETLAGLDDVTIEVDDDADARLQHLDGIDLLVLNLGDASRPDAEPAPADPEGAERRRTAAAAFTAAGGALLVVHAGSSSLGEIPPLTARMPARWLRPDAWHPEFGTMTAAPTAAGEGHPVTAGLGPVTTQDESYRGMTRHPAAVALLEHREDGAHPIVLALEQAALEQAALEPAAPEGAGPRSIADLLGHDERSYASAARRALLVREAEWLLRRR; encoded by the coding sequence ATGGCCGCGTCGCGCATCCTCATCCTCTCCGGCTCCGGCCGGCATGGCGACCCCTGGCACCCCTTCGCCCGCACCTCCGCCCTCATCGCCGAGACGCTCGCCGGCCTCGACGACGTGACGATCGAGGTCGATGACGACGCGGATGCCCGCCTGCAGCACCTCGACGGCATCGACCTGCTCGTGCTGAATCTGGGCGACGCGAGCCGCCCCGACGCCGAGCCCGCCCCCGCCGACCCCGAGGGCGCGGAGCGGCGGCGCACCGCGGCCGCCGCCTTCACGGCGGCGGGCGGCGCGCTGCTCGTCGTGCACGCGGGCAGCTCGAGCCTCGGCGAGATCCCGCCGCTCACCGCGCGCATGCCGGCGCGGTGGCTGCGCCCCGACGCATGGCATCCCGAGTTCGGCACGATGACCGCGGCGCCGACGGCGGCGGGGGAGGGGCATCCCGTGACGGCGGGCCTCGGGCCCGTCACGACGCAGGACGAGAGCTACCGCGGCATGACGCGGCACCCGGCGGCGGTCGCGCTGCTCGAGCACCGCGAGGACGGCGCGCACCCGATCGTGCTCGCGCTCGAGCAGGCCGCGCTCGAGCAGGCCGCGCTCGAACCGGCGGCGCCCGAGGGCGCGGGGCCCCGCTCGATCGCGGACCTGCTCGGGCACGACGAGCGCTCCTACGCCTCCGCCGCGCGACGCGCGCTGCTCGTGCGCGAGGCGGAGTGGCTGCTGCGGCGGCGCTGA
- a CDS encoding CHRD domain-containing protein, with translation MVTKSGTRILSTGGALGIVAALALPAAPAHAETEVAEPASFRSAFTVMATPDQVINTEGVATPGQEGATGEFTFRVNSDLEIICYDITLEGVSGDYMSPAMTATHLHEAAAGQSGPPRIAFPNPQPVGEGPRTSSGCLQGPFTTGVAPMGTDTGDGLSLARIEANPAGFVGDSHTVDFPAGVVRGQLQQIPVGGIETGAGGTAADAGVDAGALAIGVAGIGAAALAVGLIASRRRELARASR, from the coding sequence ATGGTCACGAAGAGCGGCACCCGAATCCTCAGCACGGGCGGAGCCCTCGGCATCGTCGCCGCGCTCGCCCTCCCCGCCGCCCCCGCACACGCCGAGACCGAGGTCGCCGAGCCGGCGAGCTTCAGGAGCGCGTTCACCGTCATGGCGACGCCCGACCAGGTCATCAACACCGAGGGCGTCGCGACCCCCGGCCAGGAGGGCGCGACGGGCGAGTTCACCTTCCGCGTCAACTCCGACCTCGAGATCATCTGCTACGACATCACCCTCGAGGGCGTCTCGGGCGACTACATGAGCCCGGCGATGACCGCCACCCACCTGCACGAGGCCGCCGCCGGCCAGTCCGGCCCGCCGCGCATCGCCTTCCCGAACCCGCAGCCCGTCGGTGAGGGCCCCCGCACCAGCTCCGGCTGCCTGCAGGGCCCCTTCACCACCGGCGTCGCCCCCATGGGCACCGACACGGGCGACGGCTTGAGCCTCGCCCGGATCGAGGCCAACCCGGCCGGCTTCGTCGGCGACTCGCACACGGTCGACTTCCCGGCCGGCGTCGTGCGCGGCCAGCTGCAGCAGATCCCCGTCGGGGGCATCGAGACCGGTGCCGGCGGAACCGCCGCCGATGCCGGCGTCGACGCGGGCGCCCTCGCCATCGGCGTCGCCGGCATCGGAGCCGCGGCACTCGCCGTCGGCCTCATCGCCAGCCGTCGTCGCGAGCTCGCCCGCGCGAGCCGCTGA
- a CDS encoding class F sortase, translating to MRCSSRLRLAGPAVTIAVIVGLAGCAGAVEPEGAGRDAAPAPSAAPSIPTPPPAPAPAAPAPPPIGVAVPAIGLEAPLIDLGIEADGTMEVPVDFDDVGWFTGGGRPGGGRPGGSGPTVIAAHVDSPTGPAAFIDLDELVVGDAVAVTGGDGTVHDSVVTRVEQYAKNAFPTAEVFGASARDELRLITCTGVFDPGASSYVDNLVVYAERVG from the coding sequence ATGCGCTGCTCCTCGCGCCTGAGGCTCGCGGGCCCGGCGGTCACCATCGCGGTGATCGTCGGGCTCGCGGGCTGCGCGGGGGCGGTCGAGCCCGAGGGCGCGGGGCGGGATGCTGCGCCCGCGCCGAGCGCGGCTCCGAGCATCCCGACCCCGCCGCCCGCACCCGCACCGGCGGCCCCCGCCCCGCCGCCCATCGGCGTCGCCGTGCCCGCGATCGGGCTCGAGGCGCCCCTCATCGATCTCGGCATCGAGGCCGATGGCACCATGGAGGTGCCCGTCGACTTCGACGACGTCGGCTGGTTCACCGGCGGCGGCCGCCCCGGCGGCGGCCGCCCCGGCGGCTCGGGCCCGACGGTCATCGCGGCCCACGTCGACTCGCCGACCGGGCCCGCCGCGTTCATCGACCTCGACGAGCTCGTCGTCGGCGACGCCGTCGCGGTGACGGGAGGCGACGGCACCGTGCACGACTCCGTCGTCACGCGGGTCGAGCAGTACGCGAAGAACGCCTTCCCGACGGCCGAGGTCTTCGGCGCCTCCGCGCGCGACGAGCTGCGGCTCATCACCTGCACGGGCGTCTTCGATCCCGGGGCGTCGAGCTACGTCGACAACCTCGTCGTCTACGCCGAGCGCGTCGGCTGA